The following proteins come from a genomic window of Sesamum indicum cultivar Zhongzhi No. 13 linkage group LG10, S_indicum_v1.0, whole genome shotgun sequence:
- the LOC105171878 gene encoding protein PHR1-LIKE 2 isoform X1 — protein MYSALPIHSLAIDATGGEYHGSLDGTNLPGDACLVLTTDPKPRLRWTAELHERFVDAVTQLGGPDKATPKTIMRTMGVKGLTLYHLKSHLQKYRLGKQANKELTDNSKDASCAAESQDTGSSTSASSRMMAQDINDGYQVTEALRVQMEVQRRLHEQLEQVQRRLQIRIEAQGKYLQSILEKACKALDDQAVASAGLETTREELSELAIKVANDCHGMLPVPPATHVTSDMDKRNAPIIPARLGDCSTDSGLISNGSPISSSAAESQAAALKKRPRPLFSTGDSVPLDSNMRAVEWML, from the exons ATGTATTCTGCTTTGCCAATACACAGCTTGGCTATAGACGCTACTGGAGGGGAGTACCATGGGTCCTTGGACGGCACCAACTTGCCGGGGGATGCCTGTCTTGTGCTCACCACCGATCCCAAGCCCCGTCTCCGGTGGACGGCGGAACTCCATGAGAGATTTGTTGATGCCGTCACACAACTCGGTGGCCCTGACA AAGCGACGCCAAAAACAATCATGAGAACAATGGGAGTTAAAGGCTTGACTTTGTACCATTTAAAGTCTCATCTGCAG AAATACCGCCTGGGAAAGCAAGCAAACAAGGAGTTAACTGACAACTCAAAAGACG CATCTTGTGCGGCCGAGAGTCAGGATACAGGTTCATCTACGTCAGCTTCGTCAAGAATGATGGCACAAGATATAAACGA CGGTTACCAGGTGACTGAGGCTTTGCGCGTGCAGATGGAAGTTCAGCGACGGCTGCATGAGCAGCTTGag CAGGTTCAACGCCGTCTTCAGATCCGAATTGAAGCACAAGGCAAGTACCTACAGTCAATCCTTGAGAAAGCTTGCAAAGCACTTGATGATCAGGCAGTGGCCTCTGCCGGGCTAGAGACGACTAGGGAAGAGCTCTCGGAACTAGCAATCAAGGTTGCGAACGACTGTCATGGAATGTTGCCAGTCCCTCCTGCAACCCATGTTACCTCAGATATGGATAAAAGAAACGCTCCAATAATTCCTGCTCGGCTAGGCGACTGTTCCACGGACAGCGGGTTGATCTCAAATGGAAGCCCAATATCTTCATCGGCAGCGGAGTCACAGGCTGCTGCACTCAAGAAAAGGCCACGCCCATTGTTCAGCACCGGAGACTCAGTGCCTCTTGACAGCAATATGAGAGCAGTGGAGTGGATGCTATGA
- the LOC105171878 gene encoding protein PHR1-LIKE 2 isoform X2 — protein sequence MYSALPIHSLAIDATGGEYHGSLDGTNLPGDACLVLTTDPKPRLRWTAELHERFVDAVTQLGGPDKATPKTIMRTMGVKGLTLYHLKSHLQKYRLGKQANKELTDNSKDASCAAESQDTGSSTSASSRMMAQDINDGYQVTEALRVQMEVQRRLHEQLEVQRRLQIRIEAQGKYLQSILEKACKALDDQAVASAGLETTREELSELAIKVANDCHGMLPVPPATHVTSDMDKRNAPIIPARLGDCSTDSGLISNGSPISSSAAESQAAALKKRPRPLFSTGDSVPLDSNMRAVEWML from the exons ATGTATTCTGCTTTGCCAATACACAGCTTGGCTATAGACGCTACTGGAGGGGAGTACCATGGGTCCTTGGACGGCACCAACTTGCCGGGGGATGCCTGTCTTGTGCTCACCACCGATCCCAAGCCCCGTCTCCGGTGGACGGCGGAACTCCATGAGAGATTTGTTGATGCCGTCACACAACTCGGTGGCCCTGACA AAGCGACGCCAAAAACAATCATGAGAACAATGGGAGTTAAAGGCTTGACTTTGTACCATTTAAAGTCTCATCTGCAG AAATACCGCCTGGGAAAGCAAGCAAACAAGGAGTTAACTGACAACTCAAAAGACG CATCTTGTGCGGCCGAGAGTCAGGATACAGGTTCATCTACGTCAGCTTCGTCAAGAATGATGGCACAAGATATAAACGA CGGTTACCAGGTGACTGAGGCTTTGCGCGTGCAGATGGAAGTTCAGCGACGGCTGCATGAGCAGCTTGag GTTCAACGCCGTCTTCAGATCCGAATTGAAGCACAAGGCAAGTACCTACAGTCAATCCTTGAGAAAGCTTGCAAAGCACTTGATGATCAGGCAGTGGCCTCTGCCGGGCTAGAGACGACTAGGGAAGAGCTCTCGGAACTAGCAATCAAGGTTGCGAACGACTGTCATGGAATGTTGCCAGTCCCTCCTGCAACCCATGTTACCTCAGATATGGATAAAAGAAACGCTCCAATAATTCCTGCTCGGCTAGGCGACTGTTCCACGGACAGCGGGTTGATCTCAAATGGAAGCCCAATATCTTCATCGGCAGCGGAGTCACAGGCTGCTGCACTCAAGAAAAGGCCACGCCCATTGTTCAGCACCGGAGACTCAGTGCCTCTTGACAGCAATATGAGAGCAGTGGAGTGGATGCTATGA